One Amblyomma americanum isolate KBUSLIRL-KWMA chromosome 8, ASM5285725v1, whole genome shotgun sequence DNA window includes the following coding sequences:
- the LOC144102650 gene encoding uncharacterized protein LOC144102650 yields MCHVAACFGLGSRLDDIGGRNSAARRRFPKQPSAKNISGLHALAVNIGPRKRAHDEKKPKPASSCEIPASRVDARPGNLSTQRPFHYCRWEGEETRERTWEAPATRRRTRGRSFFVVMEATGRGIAHHVSRRRMFRSRISLG; encoded by the exons ATGTGTCATGTCGCCGCATGTTTCGGTCTCGGATCTCGCTTGGATGACATCGGCGGCAGAAACAGTGCTGCAAGGAGGCGTTTTCCGAAGCAGCCCAGTGCGAAGAATATCTCTGGTTTACATGCTCTGGCAGTGAATATCGGACCGAGGAAAAGAGCCCATG ATGAGAAGAAGCCGAAGCCCGCTTCCTCGTGTGAGATACCTGCGTCGCGTGTGGATGCCCGTCCAGGGAACCTGTCCACCCAGCGTCCCTTCCACTACTGTCGGTGG GAGGGCGAAGAAACCAGAGAGAGGACTTGGGAGGCACCAGCTACCAG ACGCCGCACAAGAGGACGCAgcttcttcgttgtcatggaggcAACCGGCAGAGGCATCGCGCATCATGTGTCACGTCGCCGCATGTTTCGGTCTCGGATCTCGCTTGGATGA